In Drosophila busckii strain San Diego stock center, stock number 13000-0081.31 chromosome 4, ASM1175060v1, whole genome shotgun sequence, the following proteins share a genomic window:
- the LOC108607332 gene encoding glutamate receptor ionotropic, kainate 2 isoform X2, whose translation MIIVILIVLCLKLIGQIESVQEIRVGALFPKHSGSHISYPELAFQYAVHKLNQDKSLLTDASLVPYIQYIDKDSFKAVRKVCSLVEGGVQAIFSPTDSHLATHINSICDDLDIPDIGVGRSNQDFSVNIHPSQEYVNRAFLDVIHYLNWTRFGILYEKDYGIIKLNKISRSAQGELHIRQVIGSSYFNVLNEFKSKEIHNIIIDINSGGISRLLKNILQQQMNEYKYHYLFTSFDLEIFDLEDFKYNFVNITSFRLLDMGDVAVKEILKDIESFNRYVLQKNKLPYSSKKALTIETQAALMFDSVYIFATGLQSIYPFIQLTNLTCDEDMPWKGGLSLINYINAVEWKGLTGPIQFKEGQRVQFKLDLIKLKQHSIVKVGEWTPHDRLNITDPSIFFDSGSMNVTLVVITILETPYVMMHYEKNYTGNERFYGFCVDILETISHEVGFDYILDLVPDRKYGAKDPETGQWNGMVAQLMKYKADLAVGSMTITYARESVIDFTKPFMNLGISILFKVPTSEPTRLFSFMNPLAIEIWIYVLAAYFLVSLSIYMVAKLSPNEWRSIHPCNIDYITIRNQFSISDSFWFTIGTLMQQGSNTYPKAFSTRIISSIWGFFSLIIVASYTANLAAFLTVERMINPIENAEDLASQTEISYGTLDSGSTMTFFRDSMIETYKKMWRSMDNKKPLAFTSTYEDGIRRVNQGNYAFLMESTMLDYIVQRDCNLTQIGGLLDTKGYGIATPKGSPWRDKISLAILELQEKGDIQILYDKWWKNIDETCTRRSSKKLSKANALGLENIGGIFVVLIAGILVAFVVAFFEFWIHFRQQAKLVHFNKAHHEHQQPEFDPNFEDKIGGHCSYKSPPRSLRSEMIEEMRFALCCTNGRQRPELQSCDSCSLNEQVKM comes from the exons atgattattgTTATACTAATTGTGCTTTGTCTAAAATTAATTGGCCAAATTGAATCGGTTCAAGAAATACGAGTAG GTGCGTTATTTCCTAAGCATTCTGGAAGCCATATAAGTTATCCCGAACTAGCTTTTCAATATGCAGTACATAAGTTAAATCAAGATAAAAGCCTTCTTACGGATGCAAGCCTTGTGCCCTATATTCAGTATATTGACAAGGACTCATTCAAAGCTGTTAGAAAag TTTGCAGTCTCGTTGAAGGCGGCGTTCAGGCTATATTTAGCCCAACTGATTCTCATTTGGCCACCCACATTAATTCAATATGCGATGACCTCGATATCCCAGATATAGGTGTAGGTCGTTCAAATCAAGATTTTTCAGTCAATATACACCCTTCACAAGAATATGTGAATCGCGCCTTCTTAGATGTTATTCACTACTTGAATTGGACTAGATTTggaattttatatgaaaaggATTATG gcattattaaattaaacaaaatttcacgTTCGGCACAAGGAGAACTGCATATACGACAGGTAATCGGGTCATCATATTTCAACGTACTCAATGAGTTCAAATCCAAAGAAAttcataatattataattgacATAAACTCAGGCGGGATATCaagattattaaaaaat aTTCTTCAGCAACAAATGAATGAGTACAAGTACCACTATTTGTTTACAAGCTTTGATTTGGAAATATTTGATTTAGAAgactttaaatacaattttgttaatataacTTCGTTTCGGCTGCTTGATATGGGTGACGTAGCCGTTAAGGAAATTTTAAAGGATATTGAATCATTTAATCGTTAcgtattacaaaaaaataaactgcccTATAGTTCAAAGAAAGCCTTAACCATTGAG aCACAGGCAGCATTAATGTTTGActcagtttatatatttgcaaccGGTCTGCAATCAATATATCCGTTCATTCAGCTAACGAACTTGACATGCGACGAAGATATGCCATGGAAAGGAGGTTTAAGCCTaatcaattatataaatgCG gTAGAGTGGAAAGGGTTAACAGGGCCTATCCAATTCAAAGAAGGACAAAGGGTGCAATTTAaacttgatttaattaaactaaagcaacatTCCATTGTCAAAGTGGGAGAATGGACTCCCCATGATCGTCTGAATATTACCGATCCatcaatattttttgattCTGGAAGTATGAATGTTACCTTAGTAGTTATAACGATATTG GAGACACCATATGTAATGATGCACtacgaaaaaaattatacCGGAAACGAACGTTTTTATGGTTTCTGTGTTGATATATTAGAGACAATATCGCATGAGGTTGGTTTTGATTATATATTAGACTTGGTACCAGACCGAAAATATGGAGCCAAAGATCCAGAAACTGGACAGTGGAACGGCATGGTTGCTCAACTTATGaaatac aAGGCAGATTTAGCCGTTGGGTCTATGACAATTACATATGCGAGAGAAAGTGTAATTGATTTCACCAAACCATTTATGAATTTGGGCataagtattttgtttaag gtCCCTACTTCAGAGCCAACTAGATTATTCTCATTTATGAATCCACTTGCTATTGAAATATGGATATATGTTTTGGCTGCTTATTTCCTAGTGTCCTTAAGCATATATATGGTAGCAAAATTATCTCCGAATGAGTGGCGTTCTATACATCCATGCAATATAGATTACATCACAATACGTAATCAGTTTTCAATCTCTGACAGCTTTTGGTTTACTATTGGAACACTAATGCAACAAGGATCAAATACTTATCCCAAAGCTTTTTCTACACGCATTATTAGTAGTATCTGGGGATTTTTTTCATTGATCATTGTAGCTTCATATACAGCcaatttagctgcatttttaaCGGTTGAACGTATGATTAATCCAATTGAAAATGCGGAAGATTTGGCAAGCCAAACAGAAATATCATACGGTACACTGGATAGTGGATCGACAATGACATTTTTTCGA GATTCGATGATTGAAACCTACAAGAAAATGTGGAGAAGCATGGATAATAAAAAACCTTTGGCATTCACATCAACCTATGAGGATGGTATACGACGGGTTAATCAAGGAAACTATGCTTTCCTTATGGAATCTACAATGCTCGATTATATTGTGCAGAGGGATTGCAATTTAACACAAATCGGGGGCTTATTGGATACAAAGG GATATGGCATTGCGACTCCTAAAGGTTCTCCGTGGCGAGATAAAATATCTTTGGCTATATTAGAACTTCAAGAGAAAGGAGATATTCAAATACTATATGACAAATGGTGGAAGAACATTGATGAGACCTGTACACGAAGAAGCAGTAAAAAACTCTCTAAGGCAAATGCATTAGGGCTTGAAAACATAG GTGGGatatttgttgttcttattgctGGTATTCTAGTCGCCTTTGTTGTGGCGTTCTTTGAATTTTGGATTCATTTCCGGCAGCAAGCAAAGTTAGTGCATTTCAATAAAGCTCATCATGAACATCAGCAGCCAGAGTTTGATCCTAATTTTGAGGACAAAATTGGCGGTCATTGCTCTTATAAGTCACCGCCTCGTTCCCTTAGATCTGAGATGATTGAAGAGATGCGCTTCGCACTGTGCTGCACCAACGGTCGCCAGAGACCTGAGTTACAAAGTTGTgatagctgcagcttaaacgAACAGGTGAAAATGTAA
- the LOC108607332 gene encoding glutamate receptor ionotropic, kainate 2 isoform X1, giving the protein MIIVILIVLCLKLIGQIESVQEIRVGALFPKHSGSHISYPELAFQYAVHKLNQDKSLLTDASLVPYIQYIDKDSFKAVRKVCSLVEGGVQAIFSPTDSHLATHINSICDDLDIPDIGVGRSNQDFSVNIHPSQEYVNRAFLDVIHYLNWTRFGILYEKDYGIIKLNKISRSAQGELHIRQVIGSSYFNVLNEFKSKEIHNIIIDINSGGISRLLKNILQQQMNEYKYHYLFTSFDLEIFDLEDFKYNFVNITSFRLLDMGDVAVKEILKDIESFNRYVLQKNKLPYSSKKALTIETQAALMFDSVYIFATGLQSIYPFIQLTNLTCDEDMPWKGGLSLINYINAVEWKGLTGPIQFKEGQRVQFKLDLIKLKQHSIVKVGEWTPHDRLNITDPSIFFDSGSMNVTLVVITILETPYVMMHYEKNYTGNERFYGFCVDILETISHEVGFDYILDLVPDRKYGAKDPETGQWNGMVAQLMKYKADLAVGSMTITYARESVIDFTKPFMNLGISILFKVPTSEPTRLFSFMNPLAIEIWIYVLAAYFLVSLSIYMVAKLSPNEWRSIHPCNIDYITIRNQFSISDSFWFTIGTLMQQGSNTYPKAFSTRIISSIWGFFSLIIVASYTANLAAFLTVERMINPIENAEDLASQTEISYGTLDSGSTMTFFRDSMIETYKKMWRSMDNKKPLAFTSTYEDGIRRVNQGNYAFLMESTMLDYIVQRDCNLTQIGGLLDTKAAPKKFLLSDLFFLGYGIATPKGSPWRDKISLAILELQEKGDIQILYDKWWKNIDETCTRRSSKKLSKANALGLENIGGIFVVLIAGILVAFVVAFFEFWIHFRQQAKLVHFNKAHHEHQQPEFDPNFEDKIGGHCSYKSPPRSLRSEMIEEMRFALCCTNGRQRPELQSCDSCSLNEQVKM; this is encoded by the exons atgattattgTTATACTAATTGTGCTTTGTCTAAAATTAATTGGCCAAATTGAATCGGTTCAAGAAATACGAGTAG GTGCGTTATTTCCTAAGCATTCTGGAAGCCATATAAGTTATCCCGAACTAGCTTTTCAATATGCAGTACATAAGTTAAATCAAGATAAAAGCCTTCTTACGGATGCAAGCCTTGTGCCCTATATTCAGTATATTGACAAGGACTCATTCAAAGCTGTTAGAAAag TTTGCAGTCTCGTTGAAGGCGGCGTTCAGGCTATATTTAGCCCAACTGATTCTCATTTGGCCACCCACATTAATTCAATATGCGATGACCTCGATATCCCAGATATAGGTGTAGGTCGTTCAAATCAAGATTTTTCAGTCAATATACACCCTTCACAAGAATATGTGAATCGCGCCTTCTTAGATGTTATTCACTACTTGAATTGGACTAGATTTggaattttatatgaaaaggATTATG gcattattaaattaaacaaaatttcacgTTCGGCACAAGGAGAACTGCATATACGACAGGTAATCGGGTCATCATATTTCAACGTACTCAATGAGTTCAAATCCAAAGAAAttcataatattataattgacATAAACTCAGGCGGGATATCaagattattaaaaaat aTTCTTCAGCAACAAATGAATGAGTACAAGTACCACTATTTGTTTACAAGCTTTGATTTGGAAATATTTGATTTAGAAgactttaaatacaattttgttaatataacTTCGTTTCGGCTGCTTGATATGGGTGACGTAGCCGTTAAGGAAATTTTAAAGGATATTGAATCATTTAATCGTTAcgtattacaaaaaaataaactgcccTATAGTTCAAAGAAAGCCTTAACCATTGAG aCACAGGCAGCATTAATGTTTGActcagtttatatatttgcaaccGGTCTGCAATCAATATATCCGTTCATTCAGCTAACGAACTTGACATGCGACGAAGATATGCCATGGAAAGGAGGTTTAAGCCTaatcaattatataaatgCG gTAGAGTGGAAAGGGTTAACAGGGCCTATCCAATTCAAAGAAGGACAAAGGGTGCAATTTAaacttgatttaattaaactaaagcaacatTCCATTGTCAAAGTGGGAGAATGGACTCCCCATGATCGTCTGAATATTACCGATCCatcaatattttttgattCTGGAAGTATGAATGTTACCTTAGTAGTTATAACGATATTG GAGACACCATATGTAATGATGCACtacgaaaaaaattatacCGGAAACGAACGTTTTTATGGTTTCTGTGTTGATATATTAGAGACAATATCGCATGAGGTTGGTTTTGATTATATATTAGACTTGGTACCAGACCGAAAATATGGAGCCAAAGATCCAGAAACTGGACAGTGGAACGGCATGGTTGCTCAACTTATGaaatac aAGGCAGATTTAGCCGTTGGGTCTATGACAATTACATATGCGAGAGAAAGTGTAATTGATTTCACCAAACCATTTATGAATTTGGGCataagtattttgtttaag gtCCCTACTTCAGAGCCAACTAGATTATTCTCATTTATGAATCCACTTGCTATTGAAATATGGATATATGTTTTGGCTGCTTATTTCCTAGTGTCCTTAAGCATATATATGGTAGCAAAATTATCTCCGAATGAGTGGCGTTCTATACATCCATGCAATATAGATTACATCACAATACGTAATCAGTTTTCAATCTCTGACAGCTTTTGGTTTACTATTGGAACACTAATGCAACAAGGATCAAATACTTATCCCAAAGCTTTTTCTACACGCATTATTAGTAGTATCTGGGGATTTTTTTCATTGATCATTGTAGCTTCATATACAGCcaatttagctgcatttttaaCGGTTGAACGTATGATTAATCCAATTGAAAATGCGGAAGATTTGGCAAGCCAAACAGAAATATCATACGGTACACTGGATAGTGGATCGACAATGACATTTTTTCGA GATTCGATGATTGAAACCTACAAGAAAATGTGGAGAAGCATGGATAATAAAAAACCTTTGGCATTCACATCAACCTATGAGGATGGTATACGACGGGTTAATCAAGGAAACTATGCTTTCCTTATGGAATCTACAATGCTCGATTATATTGTGCAGAGGGATTGCAATTTAACACAAATCGGGGGCTTATTGGATACAAAGG CGGCCCCAAAAAAATTTCTTCTTAGCGACCTTTTTTTTCTAGGATATGGCATTGCGACTCCTAAAGGTTCTCCGTGGCGAGATAAAATATCTTTGGCTATATTAGAACTTCAAGAGAAAGGAGATATTCAAATACTATATGACAAATGGTGGAAGAACATTGATGAGACCTGTACACGAAGAAGCAGTAAAAAACTCTCTAAGGCAAATGCATTAGGGCTTGAAAACATAG GTGGGatatttgttgttcttattgctGGTATTCTAGTCGCCTTTGTTGTGGCGTTCTTTGAATTTTGGATTCATTTCCGGCAGCAAGCAAAGTTAGTGCATTTCAATAAAGCTCATCATGAACATCAGCAGCCAGAGTTTGATCCTAATTTTGAGGACAAAATTGGCGGTCATTGCTCTTATAAGTCACCGCCTCGTTCCCTTAGATCTGAGATGATTGAAGAGATGCGCTTCGCACTGTGCTGCACCAACGGTCGCCAGAGACCTGAGTTACAAAGTTGTgatagctgcagcttaaacgAACAGGTGAAAATGTAA
- the LOC108607332 gene encoding glutamate receptor ionotropic, kainate 2 isoform X4, producing the protein MIIVILIVLCLKLIGQIESVQEIRVGALFPKHSGSHISYPELAFQYAVHKLNQDKSLLTDASLVPYIQYIDKDSFKAVRKVCSLVEGGVQAIFSPTDSHLATHINSICDDLDIPDIGVGRSNQDFSVNIHPSQEYVNRAFLDVIHYLNWTRFGILYEKDYGIIKLNKISRSAQGELHIRQVIGSSYFNVLNEFKSKEIHNIIIDINSGGISRLLKNILQQQMNEYKYHYLFTSFDLEIFDLEDFKYNFVNITSFRLLDMGDVAVKEILKDIESFNRYVLQKNKLPYSSKKALTIETQAALMFDSVYIFATGLQSIYPFIQLTNLTCDEDMPWKGGLSLINYINAVEWKGLTGPIQFKEGQRVQFKLDLIKLKQHSIVKVGEWTPHDRLNITDPSIFFDSGSMNVTLVVITILKADLAVGSMTITYARESVIDFTKPFMNLGISILFKVPTSEPTRLFSFMNPLAIEIWIYVLAAYFLVSLSIYMVAKLSPNEWRSIHPCNIDYITIRNQFSISDSFWFTIGTLMQQGSNTYPKAFSTRIISSIWGFFSLIIVASYTANLAAFLTVERMINPIENAEDLASQTEISYGTLDSGSTMTFFRDSMIETYKKMWRSMDNKKPLAFTSTYEDGIRRVNQGNYAFLMESTMLDYIVQRDCNLTQIGGLLDTKAAPKKFLLSDLFFLGYGIATPKGSPWRDKISLAILELQEKGDIQILYDKWWKNIDETCTRRSSKKLSKANALGLENIGGIFVVLIAGILVAFVVAFFEFWIHFRQQAKLVHFNKAHHEHQQPEFDPNFEDKIGGHCSYKSPPRSLRSEMIEEMRFALCCTNGRQRPELQSCDSCSLNEQVKM; encoded by the exons atgattattgTTATACTAATTGTGCTTTGTCTAAAATTAATTGGCCAAATTGAATCGGTTCAAGAAATACGAGTAG GTGCGTTATTTCCTAAGCATTCTGGAAGCCATATAAGTTATCCCGAACTAGCTTTTCAATATGCAGTACATAAGTTAAATCAAGATAAAAGCCTTCTTACGGATGCAAGCCTTGTGCCCTATATTCAGTATATTGACAAGGACTCATTCAAAGCTGTTAGAAAag TTTGCAGTCTCGTTGAAGGCGGCGTTCAGGCTATATTTAGCCCAACTGATTCTCATTTGGCCACCCACATTAATTCAATATGCGATGACCTCGATATCCCAGATATAGGTGTAGGTCGTTCAAATCAAGATTTTTCAGTCAATATACACCCTTCACAAGAATATGTGAATCGCGCCTTCTTAGATGTTATTCACTACTTGAATTGGACTAGATTTggaattttatatgaaaaggATTATG gcattattaaattaaacaaaatttcacgTTCGGCACAAGGAGAACTGCATATACGACAGGTAATCGGGTCATCATATTTCAACGTACTCAATGAGTTCAAATCCAAAGAAAttcataatattataattgacATAAACTCAGGCGGGATATCaagattattaaaaaat aTTCTTCAGCAACAAATGAATGAGTACAAGTACCACTATTTGTTTACAAGCTTTGATTTGGAAATATTTGATTTAGAAgactttaaatacaattttgttaatataacTTCGTTTCGGCTGCTTGATATGGGTGACGTAGCCGTTAAGGAAATTTTAAAGGATATTGAATCATTTAATCGTTAcgtattacaaaaaaataaactgcccTATAGTTCAAAGAAAGCCTTAACCATTGAG aCACAGGCAGCATTAATGTTTGActcagtttatatatttgcaaccGGTCTGCAATCAATATATCCGTTCATTCAGCTAACGAACTTGACATGCGACGAAGATATGCCATGGAAAGGAGGTTTAAGCCTaatcaattatataaatgCG gTAGAGTGGAAAGGGTTAACAGGGCCTATCCAATTCAAAGAAGGACAAAGGGTGCAATTTAaacttgatttaattaaactaaagcaacatTCCATTGTCAAAGTGGGAGAATGGACTCCCCATGATCGTCTGAATATTACCGATCCatcaatattttttgattCTGGAAGTATGAATGTTACCTTAGTAGTTATAACGATATTG aAGGCAGATTTAGCCGTTGGGTCTATGACAATTACATATGCGAGAGAAAGTGTAATTGATTTCACCAAACCATTTATGAATTTGGGCataagtattttgtttaag gtCCCTACTTCAGAGCCAACTAGATTATTCTCATTTATGAATCCACTTGCTATTGAAATATGGATATATGTTTTGGCTGCTTATTTCCTAGTGTCCTTAAGCATATATATGGTAGCAAAATTATCTCCGAATGAGTGGCGTTCTATACATCCATGCAATATAGATTACATCACAATACGTAATCAGTTTTCAATCTCTGACAGCTTTTGGTTTACTATTGGAACACTAATGCAACAAGGATCAAATACTTATCCCAAAGCTTTTTCTACACGCATTATTAGTAGTATCTGGGGATTTTTTTCATTGATCATTGTAGCTTCATATACAGCcaatttagctgcatttttaaCGGTTGAACGTATGATTAATCCAATTGAAAATGCGGAAGATTTGGCAAGCCAAACAGAAATATCATACGGTACACTGGATAGTGGATCGACAATGACATTTTTTCGA GATTCGATGATTGAAACCTACAAGAAAATGTGGAGAAGCATGGATAATAAAAAACCTTTGGCATTCACATCAACCTATGAGGATGGTATACGACGGGTTAATCAAGGAAACTATGCTTTCCTTATGGAATCTACAATGCTCGATTATATTGTGCAGAGGGATTGCAATTTAACACAAATCGGGGGCTTATTGGATACAAAGG CGGCCCCAAAAAAATTTCTTCTTAGCGACCTTTTTTTTCTAGGATATGGCATTGCGACTCCTAAAGGTTCTCCGTGGCGAGATAAAATATCTTTGGCTATATTAGAACTTCAAGAGAAAGGAGATATTCAAATACTATATGACAAATGGTGGAAGAACATTGATGAGACCTGTACACGAAGAAGCAGTAAAAAACTCTCTAAGGCAAATGCATTAGGGCTTGAAAACATAG GTGGGatatttgttgttcttattgctGGTATTCTAGTCGCCTTTGTTGTGGCGTTCTTTGAATTTTGGATTCATTTCCGGCAGCAAGCAAAGTTAGTGCATTTCAATAAAGCTCATCATGAACATCAGCAGCCAGAGTTTGATCCTAATTTTGAGGACAAAATTGGCGGTCATTGCTCTTATAAGTCACCGCCTCGTTCCCTTAGATCTGAGATGATTGAAGAGATGCGCTTCGCACTGTGCTGCACCAACGGTCGCCAGAGACCTGAGTTACAAAGTTGTgatagctgcagcttaaacgAACAGGTGAAAATGTAA
- the LOC108607332 gene encoding glutamate receptor ionotropic, kainate 2 isoform X3, producing MIIVILIVLCLKLIGQIESVQEIRVGALFPKHSGSHISYPELAFQYAVHKLNQDKSLLTDASLVPYIQYIDKDSFKAVRKVCSLVEGGVQAIFSPTDSHLATHINSICDDLDIPDIGVGRSNQDFSVNIHPSQEYVNRAFLDVIHYLNWTRFGILYEKDYGIIKLNKISRSAQGELHIRQVIGSSYFNVLNEFKSKEIHNIIIDINSGGISRLLKNILQQQMNEYKYHYLFTSFDLEIFDLEDFKYNFVNITSFRLLDMGDVAVKEILKDIESFNRYVLQKNKLPYSSKKALTIELTNLTCDEDMPWKGGLSLINYINAVEWKGLTGPIQFKEGQRVQFKLDLIKLKQHSIVKVGEWTPHDRLNITDPSIFFDSGSMNVTLVVITILETPYVMMHYEKNYTGNERFYGFCVDILETISHEVGFDYILDLVPDRKYGAKDPETGQWNGMVAQLMKYKADLAVGSMTITYARESVIDFTKPFMNLGISILFKVPTSEPTRLFSFMNPLAIEIWIYVLAAYFLVSLSIYMVAKLSPNEWRSIHPCNIDYITIRNQFSISDSFWFTIGTLMQQGSNTYPKAFSTRIISSIWGFFSLIIVASYTANLAAFLTVERMINPIENAEDLASQTEISYGTLDSGSTMTFFRDSMIETYKKMWRSMDNKKPLAFTSTYEDGIRRVNQGNYAFLMESTMLDYIVQRDCNLTQIGGLLDTKAAPKKFLLSDLFFLGYGIATPKGSPWRDKISLAILELQEKGDIQILYDKWWKNIDETCTRRSSKKLSKANALGLENIGGIFVVLIAGILVAFVVAFFEFWIHFRQQAKLVHFNKAHHEHQQPEFDPNFEDKIGGHCSYKSPPRSLRSEMIEEMRFALCCTNGRQRPELQSCDSCSLNEQVKM from the exons atgattattgTTATACTAATTGTGCTTTGTCTAAAATTAATTGGCCAAATTGAATCGGTTCAAGAAATACGAGTAG GTGCGTTATTTCCTAAGCATTCTGGAAGCCATATAAGTTATCCCGAACTAGCTTTTCAATATGCAGTACATAAGTTAAATCAAGATAAAAGCCTTCTTACGGATGCAAGCCTTGTGCCCTATATTCAGTATATTGACAAGGACTCATTCAAAGCTGTTAGAAAag TTTGCAGTCTCGTTGAAGGCGGCGTTCAGGCTATATTTAGCCCAACTGATTCTCATTTGGCCACCCACATTAATTCAATATGCGATGACCTCGATATCCCAGATATAGGTGTAGGTCGTTCAAATCAAGATTTTTCAGTCAATATACACCCTTCACAAGAATATGTGAATCGCGCCTTCTTAGATGTTATTCACTACTTGAATTGGACTAGATTTggaattttatatgaaaaggATTATG gcattattaaattaaacaaaatttcacgTTCGGCACAAGGAGAACTGCATATACGACAGGTAATCGGGTCATCATATTTCAACGTACTCAATGAGTTCAAATCCAAAGAAAttcataatattataattgacATAAACTCAGGCGGGATATCaagattattaaaaaat aTTCTTCAGCAACAAATGAATGAGTACAAGTACCACTATTTGTTTACAAGCTTTGATTTGGAAATATTTGATTTAGAAgactttaaatacaattttgttaatataacTTCGTTTCGGCTGCTTGATATGGGTGACGTAGCCGTTAAGGAAATTTTAAAGGATATTGAATCATTTAATCGTTAcgtattacaaaaaaataaactgcccTATAGTTCAAAGAAAGCCTTAACCATTGAG CTAACGAACTTGACATGCGACGAAGATATGCCATGGAAAGGAGGTTTAAGCCTaatcaattatataaatgCG gTAGAGTGGAAAGGGTTAACAGGGCCTATCCAATTCAAAGAAGGACAAAGGGTGCAATTTAaacttgatttaattaaactaaagcaacatTCCATTGTCAAAGTGGGAGAATGGACTCCCCATGATCGTCTGAATATTACCGATCCatcaatattttttgattCTGGAAGTATGAATGTTACCTTAGTAGTTATAACGATATTG GAGACACCATATGTAATGATGCACtacgaaaaaaattatacCGGAAACGAACGTTTTTATGGTTTCTGTGTTGATATATTAGAGACAATATCGCATGAGGTTGGTTTTGATTATATATTAGACTTGGTACCAGACCGAAAATATGGAGCCAAAGATCCAGAAACTGGACAGTGGAACGGCATGGTTGCTCAACTTATGaaatac aAGGCAGATTTAGCCGTTGGGTCTATGACAATTACATATGCGAGAGAAAGTGTAATTGATTTCACCAAACCATTTATGAATTTGGGCataagtattttgtttaag gtCCCTACTTCAGAGCCAACTAGATTATTCTCATTTATGAATCCACTTGCTATTGAAATATGGATATATGTTTTGGCTGCTTATTTCCTAGTGTCCTTAAGCATATATATGGTAGCAAAATTATCTCCGAATGAGTGGCGTTCTATACATCCATGCAATATAGATTACATCACAATACGTAATCAGTTTTCAATCTCTGACAGCTTTTGGTTTACTATTGGAACACTAATGCAACAAGGATCAAATACTTATCCCAAAGCTTTTTCTACACGCATTATTAGTAGTATCTGGGGATTTTTTTCATTGATCATTGTAGCTTCATATACAGCcaatttagctgcatttttaaCGGTTGAACGTATGATTAATCCAATTGAAAATGCGGAAGATTTGGCAAGCCAAACAGAAATATCATACGGTACACTGGATAGTGGATCGACAATGACATTTTTTCGA GATTCGATGATTGAAACCTACAAGAAAATGTGGAGAAGCATGGATAATAAAAAACCTTTGGCATTCACATCAACCTATGAGGATGGTATACGACGGGTTAATCAAGGAAACTATGCTTTCCTTATGGAATCTACAATGCTCGATTATATTGTGCAGAGGGATTGCAATTTAACACAAATCGGGGGCTTATTGGATACAAAGG CGGCCCCAAAAAAATTTCTTCTTAGCGACCTTTTTTTTCTAGGATATGGCATTGCGACTCCTAAAGGTTCTCCGTGGCGAGATAAAATATCTTTGGCTATATTAGAACTTCAAGAGAAAGGAGATATTCAAATACTATATGACAAATGGTGGAAGAACATTGATGAGACCTGTACACGAAGAAGCAGTAAAAAACTCTCTAAGGCAAATGCATTAGGGCTTGAAAACATAG GTGGGatatttgttgttcttattgctGGTATTCTAGTCGCCTTTGTTGTGGCGTTCTTTGAATTTTGGATTCATTTCCGGCAGCAAGCAAAGTTAGTGCATTTCAATAAAGCTCATCATGAACATCAGCAGCCAGAGTTTGATCCTAATTTTGAGGACAAAATTGGCGGTCATTGCTCTTATAAGTCACCGCCTCGTTCCCTTAGATCTGAGATGATTGAAGAGATGCGCTTCGCACTGTGCTGCACCAACGGTCGCCAGAGACCTGAGTTACAAAGTTGTgatagctgcagcttaaacgAACAGGTGAAAATGTAA